The genomic stretch GTGGCGCCTCGACCGCCGCACGTCGGTGCACGCCGGTACCGGCATCACCCAGCGCGCACCCGGCGTGCACGAGTCGTGGATCGCCTTCGCCCCCGCGCCCGGCGGCTTCCGCGTGGGCAACCCGACGCTGGACACCGAGACCGGCTGGGAGAACGAGATCGGGCTGCGCTGGGACTCCCGCGCGCTGTCGATCGCCGCGACCGCCTACCACACCGAGTTCCGCGATTTCGTGCTCGAGACCACCGTTGCCCGGGAGGACGTGAACGGCGACGGGCGTGTGGATCGTGTCCGCGGGTTCGAGAACGTCGACGCCCGCCGCACCGGCGTCGAACTCACCGCCACCGCGCGTCCGTGGCGCTGGCTCGCGCTCCCACTGAGCCTGCACGCCGTCCGTGCGCACGACACCACGTACGATCTCCCCCTGCCGCAGACACCACCCGTCGAAGCCCGGTTCGGAACCCGGGTGATCGGCGCGCGTGGTCCGTTCGCGCCGTGGAGCGCGCAGCTCACCGCCCGCGCCGTGGCCGAACAGGACCGCGTGGATCCACGGTTCGGCGAGGACCGCACCCCCGGCTTCGTGACCCTCGACCTCGACGTCGATCTCAGTCCGAGCCCCGCCCTCGTCCTGCGCGCCGGCGTGCGCAATCTCCTCGACCACGCCTACCACGAACACCTCACCCGCGAGGCGGTGCTGCCCACGCAGGACCTCGCCGCCGGTGACGAGGTGGGCGCTCCCGGTCGGGCGGTGCACCTGTCGCTGGGGTGGCGGTACTAGCCCCAATTCGTCAAAAACTCACGCCGCCTGGAGGGCCCGAACGAGTCGTTCGACGGTCCTCCGGGCCGGCAGGCTACGGGCCATCCTGAGTGTCGCCCGGCCTCGTGGCCGTTGCACGAGCCCTGCTCGGCAGATCCACTCGAATCGCATCGTCGCCATGCGTCGTAGCTCGAAAAGCGGCGATCGTTTCGCGGTTGGTCTTCTTCGCGTCGCTCCCGCTTCGATCTGAAAGCTGACCATGAGATTGTGCGCCATCACCGACAGGATCTGCCAGGTGCTGTTCGCGGCGTAGTCGTGTGTCGGAATCGCATCGAAGGCATAGGCGCCCTTCAGTTCGGACAGCACCTTCTCGTGCGCGCCGCGTCCGGCCATGAAGTCCCACAGCGCACGCAGGCCGACCGTCTTGTTCGTCACGATCGCCGAGTACTCGTAATGCCCGTCGTCGGGATCGAACAGGTCGAGCTGGTAGTTCTTCGGGCTCTTGTGCCAGACCTTCTTGCGGTAGATCGCCACGCGTCGCTCGATTCCCCAAGTCTCGATCGGCAAGATCACCTCGAAGCCGTCGAGGCCTTCGGCCACGCACTTCCAGCGTCGCCGTTTCTGGATGAGACCCTTCAGGCCGAGCCATTGGTAGAAGGGGACCTTGATCGCGTACTCCGCACGCGACTCGAGCCAGACCAGCAGATCCCGCCGGAAGAAGGCCCCATCCATGCGGATCTCCAGTTTCGATCCCGGGCTGATCTCCTGGAGATCGGCGAAGACGTCTCGCAGGAAAGGCAGCGCGGTCTTGCCGTCGTGGACGTTGCCCGCGCGGTTCTTCAGGCCGATCACGTGTCCGGTCTGGGCGAGGTGCGCGGTGATCGGGAAGTAGCTCGGGACCTCGTGGTGATGCGGATTGTAGCCACGACACGCTCGCTCGACGGTCAGGCCCGTCGAGATAGCCGACGTGGCGTAGACGACGCGCGCCGACCAGGAGCATGGCCAACAGCAGCCGCACGACAGAACCGGCGGGAAAGACTCGGTGTAGCCCCAGCGGACGCAG from Candidatus Krumholzibacteriia bacterium encodes the following:
- a CDS encoding transposase, whose translation is MYGAWISRRGHAVICVRWGYTESFPPVLSCGCCWPCSWSARVVYATSAISTGLTVERACRGYNPHHHEVPSYFPITAHLAQTGHVIGLKNRAGNVHDGKTALPFLRDVFADLQEISPGSKLEIRMDGAFFRRDLLVWLESRAEYAIKVPFYQWLGLKGLIQKRRRWKCVAEGLDGFEVILPIETWGIERRVAIYRKKVWHKSPKNYQLDLFDPDDGHYEYSAIVTNKTVGLRALWDFMAGRGAHEKVLSELKGAYAFDAIPTHDYAANSTWQILSVMAHNLMVSFQIEAGATRRRPTAKRSPLFELRRMATMRFEWICRAGLVQRPRGRATLRMARSLPARRTVERLVRALQAA